From a region of the Phaseolus vulgaris cultivar G19833 chromosome 6, P. vulgaris v2.0, whole genome shotgun sequence genome:
- the LOC137832625 gene encoding helicase-like transcription factor CHR28 isoform X4: MDHEGDDFCITERTEVSNCEMPAYIGTRFPDPEVNSSNVAVCGDSLKLTMWKCENDSQIKHVGYGAESERASHGSIIENIDANFDDYATYMKDIVGPSGKQENDSCTSFVDADRSSHVATSTDSSICQGSNVPNDFSDYYPSFNIYQGMDDRPALANTSDCLFNGAYPHLWENEKMTRNMKVNKMELFTDTSGGMHSIINAGISFQDTQYTFPDSRYASCFPGNVLVKDSASVQHSTCASYISSEGEETKQLPGTFPAVGSENNDLFKCEDSVTFTMTEKAKYYQDAIGGADNYFPGSMRNLNLKPFDKSLYNVQTSIASRKLYNCVTSEGEGKLIEHRSIESQLSNGSIDRSNIEDESDVCIIEDISYPAPLSRSAELGNSLNTLQPSRCGYTTHSSTVGLMRPKALDEQYILRVALQDLSQPKSEVSPPDGLLAVPLLRHQRIALSWMVQKETSSLYCSGGILADDQGLGKTVSTIALILKERPPLLNKCNLAKNSELETLNLDADDDQLLEGGIVKNECNMVQDLSCRNPNKNMNLLMHLKGRPSAGTLVVCPTSVLRQWDEELHSKVTGKANLSVLVYHGSNRTKDPYELAKHDVVLTTYSIVSMEVPKQPLVDKDDEEKRTYDDPAVSSKKRKCLSTSKNNKKGLDTAILDSVARPLAKVAWFRVVLDEAQSIKNHRTQVARACWGLRAKRRWCLSGTPIQNAIDDLYSYFRFLRYDPYAVYTSFCSTIKIPISKSPSKGYRKLQAVLKTIMLRRTKGTLLDGEPIISLPPKSVELKKVEFSQEERDFYSRLEADSRAQFQEYADAGTVKQNYVNILLMLLRLRQACDHPLLVKRYNSNSLWKSSVEMAKKLTQEKRLSLLNCLEASLALCGICNDPPEDAVVSVCGHVFCNQCICEHLTGDDSQCPTTNCKIRLSMSSVFSKVTLNSSFSDQACNNLPGYSGCEVDESEFCSDSHPYNSSKIRAALEVLLSLSKPQCCSLQSNSVQSTPGKTTDGLGSSSCADRLKSSNEFPENQNVSERISNNSVGGEKAIVFSQWTRMLDLLEACLKNSSIQYRRLDGTMSVSARDKAVKDFNNLPEVSVMIMSLKAASLGLNMVAACHVLMLDLWWNPTTEDQAIDRAHRIGQTRPVTVLRLTVRDTVEDRILALQQKKRKMVASAFGEDGTGGRQSRLTVDDLKYLFMM; the protein is encoded by the exons ATGGACCATGAAGGTGATGATTTTTGCATCACAGAAAGGACAGAAGTTTCCAATTGTGAGATGCCTGCTTACATAGGCACAAGGTTCCCTGATCCTGAGGTGAATTCAAGCAATGTAGCTGTTTGTGGAGATAGTTTGAAACTGACTATGTGGAAGTGTGAGAATGATAGCCAAATCAAGCATGTAGGGTATGGTGCAGAATCTGAAC GTGCTTCACATGGTTCTATCATTGAGAATATTGATGCAAACTTTGATGATTATGCAACCTATATGAAAGACATAGTTGGACCTTCTGGTAAACAAGAAAATGACTCATGTACATCGTTTGTGGATGCTGATAGATCATCTCATGTTGCAACTTCAACTGATTCCTCTATTTGTCAAGGTTCCAATGTTCCCAATGATTTTAGTGACTATTATCCTTCTTTTAATATTTACCAAGGTATGGATGATAGACCTGCTCTTGCCAACACCTCTGATTGTTTGTTTAATGGTGCTTATCCTCACCTGTGGGAAAATGAAAAAATGACGAGGAACATGAAGGTTAATAAAATGGAGTTATTTACTGATACAAGTGGTGGCATGCATTCCATCATCAATGCGGGAATATCTTTTCAAGACACTCAATATACCTTCCCAGATAGTAGATATGCATCATGTTTTCCTGGTAACGTTCTTGTTAAAGATAGTGCATCAGTGCAACACTCAACTTGTGCTTCATATATTTCAAGTGAAG GTGAAGAGACGAAGCAACTACCTGGTACTTTTCCTGCTGTTGGATCTGAGAACAAtgatttattcaagtgtgaggATAGTGTTACATTCACAATGACTGAGAAAGCCAAATATTATCAAGATGCTATTGGTGGAGCTGACAATTACTTTCCTGGAAGTAtgagaaatttaaatttaaaaccatTTGACAAATCTTTGTATAATGTCCAAACATCAATTGCCAGTAGGAAGTTGTATAATTGTGTTACAAGTGAAGGAGAGGGAAAGTTAATTGAACATAGAAGTATTGAGTCTCAACTTTCAAACGGAAGTATTGACAGATCCAATATTGAGGATGAATCCGATGTTTGTATTATTGAAGACATCAGTTACCCTGCACCTCTAAGTCGATCAGCAGAGCTTGGGAATTCTCTCAACACATTACAACCTTCTAGATGTGGTTATACTACTCATTCTTCTACGGTGGGACTTATGAGACCCAAGGCACTTGATGAGCAGTACATATTACGAGTTGCATTGCAG GACCTTTCCCAACCAAAATCAGAGGTTAGCCCACCAGATGGACTGTTGGCAGTTCCCCTTTTACGACATCAG AGAATTGCTTTATCATGGATGGTTCAAAAGGAAACTTCAAGTTTATACTGTTCTGGAGGAATTCTTGCAGATGATCAG GGTCTTGGCAAAACAGTGTCAACCATTGCTTTAATATTAAAGGAAAGACCTCCATTGCTGAATAAATGCAACCTTGCAAAGAATAGTGAATTAGAAACTTTGAATCTGGATGCAGATGATGATCAACTTCTTGAGGGTGGTATAGTGAAGAATGAGTGTAATATGGTTCAGGATTTGTCTTGTAGAAATCCAAACAAGAACATGAATTTGTTAATGCATTTAAAGGGAAGGCCATCTGCAGGAACCCTTGTTGTTTGTCCGACTAGTGTTCTACGGCAATGGGATGAAGAGTTGCACAGTAAGGTAACTGGAAAAGCAAATCTTTCTGTGCTAGTGTACCATGGTAGCAATCGAACAAAAGATCCTTATGAGCTTGCCAAGCATGATGTTGTTCTGACGACTTATTCAATTGTCAGCATGGAGGTTCCTAAGCAGCCTCTAGTTGACAAAGACGATGAAGAAAAAAGAACTTATGATGATCCTGCAGTATCAAGCAAGAAAAGGAAATGCCTTTCCACTTCTAAAAATAACAAGAAGGGATTGGACACTGCAATTCTTGACTCTGTTGCTCGACCTCTTGCAAAAGTGGCTTGGTTTAGAGTTGTCCTGGATGAGGCCCAGAGTATCAAGAACCACAGAACTCAAGTTGCGAGGGCTTGTTGGGGTCTTAGAGCGAAGCGTAGATGGTGCTTATCAGGGACTCCTATTCAGAATGCAATTGATGATCTCTATAGCTACTTCAGATTTTTAAGATATGATCCTTATGCTGTGTACACATCATTCTGTTCCACAATTAAGATCCCTATCAGCAAAAGTCCATCAAAAGGATATAGAAAGCTACAAGCTGTCTTAAAAACCATCATGTTACGTCGCACAAAAG GCACACTTCTTGATGGGGAGCCTATCATTTCCCTGCCACCTAAATCTGTAGAGTTGAAAAAAGTGGAGTTTTCACAGGAGGAACGTGATTTCTATTCTAGACTAGAGGCTGATTCCCGAGCACAGTTTCAG GAATATGCTGATGCTGGAACTGTGAAGCAAAATTATGTTAACATTTTATTGATGCTTTTGCGCCTTAGACAAGCATGCGATCATCCCCTCCTTGTCAAGCGTTACAATTCTAACTCTCTCTGGAAATCTTCAGTTGAGATGGCAAAGAAGCTTACTCAGGAAAAGCGATTATCTCTTCTAAATTGTTTGGAAGCTTCTTTGGCCCTCTGCGGTATCTGTAAT GATCCTCCTGAAGATGCTGTTGTGTCAGTTTGTGGTCATGTTTTTTGTAACCAGTGCATTTGTGAACATCTTACTGGTGATGACAGTCAGTGCCCCACTACAAACTGCAAAATTAGACTAAGCATGTCTTCAGTGTTCTCCAAAGTCACATTGAATAGTTCTTTTTCTGATCAGGCTTGTAATAATTTGCCTGGTTACTCTGGTTGTGAAGTGGATGAATCTGAGTTTTGTTCTGATAGTCATCCATATAATTCTTCAAAAATTAGGGCTGCACTTGAGGTGTTACTTTCTTTGTCTAAACCACAATGCTGTTCTCTCCAAAGCAATTCTGTGCAGAGCACTCCTGGCAAAACTACTGATGGCCTCGGGAGCTCATCTTGTGCTGACCGATTGAAATCCTCAAACGAATTCCCTGAGAATCAAAATGTGTCAGAGAGAATCTCTAATAATTCAGTTGGTGGTGAGAAAGCTATAGTGTTTTCTCAGTGGACCAGGATGCTTGATTTACTTGAAGCATGTCTTAAGAATTCTTCAATTCAGTATAGAAGACTTGATGGAACAATGTCTGTTTCTGCAAGGGATAAAGCTGTTAAAGATTTTAACAACCTCCCTGAG GTTTCAGTTATGATTATGTCTTTGAAGGCTGCTAGTCTTGGTCTGAATATGGTTGCTGCCTGCCATGTTCTTATGCTAGATCTTTGGTGGAATCCTACAACTGAAGATCAGGCTATAGACAGAGCGCATCGTATAGGACAGACCCGTCCTGTCACAGTCTTACGGTTAACTGTTAGAGATACAGTTGAAGACCGTATTTTAGCTCTGCAG CAAAAAAAGCGAAAAATGGTTGCGTCTGCCTTTGGAGAGGATGGAACTGGTGGTCGCCAAAGTCGCCTTACAGTGGATGATCTAAAATACTTGTTCATGATGTGA
- the LOC137832625 gene encoding helicase-like transcription factor CHR28 isoform X2: MMADEGFGYACFLGGDGNAAGDDKLSIDLETFMSVLDEDTDPSESSPEDFSLKNISPGESGIHGSFLLQNGNSVLECDHENQGPSPQTFSFPNALAGGYMDHEGDDFCITERTEVSNCEMPAYIGTRFPDPEVNSSNVAVCGDSLKLTMWKCENDSQIKHVGYGAESERASHGSIIENIDANFDDYATYMKDIVGPSGKQENDSCTSFVDADRSSHVATSTDSSICQGSNVPNDFSDYYPSFNIYQGMDDRPALANTSDCLFNGAYPHLWENEKMTRNMKVNKMELFTDTSGGMHSIINAGISFQDTQYTFPDSRYASCFPGNVLVKDSASVQHSTCASYISSEGEETKQLPGTFPAVGSENNDLFKCEDSVTFTMTEKAKYYQDAIGGADNYFPGSMRNLNLKPFDKSLYNVQTSIASRKLYNCVTSEGEGKLIEHRSIESQLSNGSIDRSNIEDESDVCIIEDISYPAPLSRSAELGNSLNTLQPSRCGYTTHSSTVGLMRPKALDEQYILRVALQDLSQPKSEVSPPDGLLAVPLLRHQRIALSWMVQKETSSLYCSGGILADDQGLGKTVSTIALILKERPPLLNKCNLAKNSELETLNLDADDDQLLEGGIVKNECNMVQDLSCRNPNKNMNLLMHLKGRPSAGTLVVCPTSVLRQWDEELHSKVTGKANLSVLVYHGSNRTKDPYELAKHDVVLTTYSIVSMEVPKQPLVDKDDEEKRTYDDPAVSSKKRKCLSTSKNNKKGLDTAILDSVARPLAKVAWFRVVLDEAQSIKNHRTQVARACWGLRAKRRWCLSGTPIQNAIDDLYSYFRFLRYDPYAVYTSFCSTIKIPISKSPSKGYRKLQAVLKTIMLRRTKGTLLDGEPIISLPPKSVELKKVEFSQEERDFYSRLEADSRAQFQEYADAGTVKQNYVNILLMLLRLRQACDHPLLVKRYNSNSLWKSSVEMAKKLTQEKRLSLLNCLEASLALCGICNDPPEDAVVSVCGHVFCNQCICEHLTGDDSQCPTTNCKIRLSMSSVFSKVTLNSSFSDQACNNLPGYSGCEVDESEFCSDSHPYNSSKIRAALEVLLSLSKPQCCSLQSNSVQSTPGKTTDGLGSSSCADRLKSSNEFPENQNVSERISNNSVGGEKAIVFSQWTRMLDLLEACLKNSSIQYRRLDGTMSVSARDKAVKDFNNLPEVSVMIMSLKAASLGLNMVAACHVLMLDLWWNPTTEDQAIDRAHRIGQTRPVTVLRLTVRDTVEDRILALQQKKRKMVASAFGEDGTGGRQSRLTVDDLKYLFMM; encoded by the exons ATGATGGCGGATGAGGGATTCGGTTACGCGTGCTTCTTGGGCGGTGACGGGAACGCCGCCGGTGATGATAAGTTATCCATCGATCTGGAAACCTTTATGAGCGTTCTCGACGAGGATACCGATCCTTCCGAG AGTAGTCCCGAggatttttcattaaaaaatatttctcctGGTGAATCTGGCATCCATGGTAGTTTTCTGCTTCAAAATG GGAATTCTGTTCTTGAATGTGATCATGAAAACCAGGGACCTTCACCACAGACTTTCTCTTTCCCAAATGCTCTTGCTGGTGGTTACATGGACCATGAAGGTGATGATTTTTGCATCACAGAAAGGACAGAAGTTTCCAATTGTGAGATGCCTGCTTACATAGGCACAAGGTTCCCTGATCCTGAGGTGAATTCAAGCAATGTAGCTGTTTGTGGAGATAGTTTGAAACTGACTATGTGGAAGTGTGAGAATGATAGCCAAATCAAGCATGTAGGGTATGGTGCAGAATCTGAAC GTGCTTCACATGGTTCTATCATTGAGAATATTGATGCAAACTTTGATGATTATGCAACCTATATGAAAGACATAGTTGGACCTTCTGGTAAACAAGAAAATGACTCATGTACATCGTTTGTGGATGCTGATAGATCATCTCATGTTGCAACTTCAACTGATTCCTCTATTTGTCAAGGTTCCAATGTTCCCAATGATTTTAGTGACTATTATCCTTCTTTTAATATTTACCAAGGTATGGATGATAGACCTGCTCTTGCCAACACCTCTGATTGTTTGTTTAATGGTGCTTATCCTCACCTGTGGGAAAATGAAAAAATGACGAGGAACATGAAGGTTAATAAAATGGAGTTATTTACTGATACAAGTGGTGGCATGCATTCCATCATCAATGCGGGAATATCTTTTCAAGACACTCAATATACCTTCCCAGATAGTAGATATGCATCATGTTTTCCTGGTAACGTTCTTGTTAAAGATAGTGCATCAGTGCAACACTCAACTTGTGCTTCATATATTTCAAGTGAAG GTGAAGAGACGAAGCAACTACCTGGTACTTTTCCTGCTGTTGGATCTGAGAACAAtgatttattcaagtgtgaggATAGTGTTACATTCACAATGACTGAGAAAGCCAAATATTATCAAGATGCTATTGGTGGAGCTGACAATTACTTTCCTGGAAGTAtgagaaatttaaatttaaaaccatTTGACAAATCTTTGTATAATGTCCAAACATCAATTGCCAGTAGGAAGTTGTATAATTGTGTTACAAGTGAAGGAGAGGGAAAGTTAATTGAACATAGAAGTATTGAGTCTCAACTTTCAAACGGAAGTATTGACAGATCCAATATTGAGGATGAATCCGATGTTTGTATTATTGAAGACATCAGTTACCCTGCACCTCTAAGTCGATCAGCAGAGCTTGGGAATTCTCTCAACACATTACAACCTTCTAGATGTGGTTATACTACTCATTCTTCTACGGTGGGACTTATGAGACCCAAGGCACTTGATGAGCAGTACATATTACGAGTTGCATTGCAG GACCTTTCCCAACCAAAATCAGAGGTTAGCCCACCAGATGGACTGTTGGCAGTTCCCCTTTTACGACATCAG AGAATTGCTTTATCATGGATGGTTCAAAAGGAAACTTCAAGTTTATACTGTTCTGGAGGAATTCTTGCAGATGATCAG GGTCTTGGCAAAACAGTGTCAACCATTGCTTTAATATTAAAGGAAAGACCTCCATTGCTGAATAAATGCAACCTTGCAAAGAATAGTGAATTAGAAACTTTGAATCTGGATGCAGATGATGATCAACTTCTTGAGGGTGGTATAGTGAAGAATGAGTGTAATATGGTTCAGGATTTGTCTTGTAGAAATCCAAACAAGAACATGAATTTGTTAATGCATTTAAAGGGAAGGCCATCTGCAGGAACCCTTGTTGTTTGTCCGACTAGTGTTCTACGGCAATGGGATGAAGAGTTGCACAGTAAGGTAACTGGAAAAGCAAATCTTTCTGTGCTAGTGTACCATGGTAGCAATCGAACAAAAGATCCTTATGAGCTTGCCAAGCATGATGTTGTTCTGACGACTTATTCAATTGTCAGCATGGAGGTTCCTAAGCAGCCTCTAGTTGACAAAGACGATGAAGAAAAAAGAACTTATGATGATCCTGCAGTATCAAGCAAGAAAAGGAAATGCCTTTCCACTTCTAAAAATAACAAGAAGGGATTGGACACTGCAATTCTTGACTCTGTTGCTCGACCTCTTGCAAAAGTGGCTTGGTTTAGAGTTGTCCTGGATGAGGCCCAGAGTATCAAGAACCACAGAACTCAAGTTGCGAGGGCTTGTTGGGGTCTTAGAGCGAAGCGTAGATGGTGCTTATCAGGGACTCCTATTCAGAATGCAATTGATGATCTCTATAGCTACTTCAGATTTTTAAGATATGATCCTTATGCTGTGTACACATCATTCTGTTCCACAATTAAGATCCCTATCAGCAAAAGTCCATCAAAAGGATATAGAAAGCTACAAGCTGTCTTAAAAACCATCATGTTACGTCGCACAAAAG GCACACTTCTTGATGGGGAGCCTATCATTTCCCTGCCACCTAAATCTGTAGAGTTGAAAAAAGTGGAGTTTTCACAGGAGGAACGTGATTTCTATTCTAGACTAGAGGCTGATTCCCGAGCACAGTTTCAG GAATATGCTGATGCTGGAACTGTGAAGCAAAATTATGTTAACATTTTATTGATGCTTTTGCGCCTTAGACAAGCATGCGATCATCCCCTCCTTGTCAAGCGTTACAATTCTAACTCTCTCTGGAAATCTTCAGTTGAGATGGCAAAGAAGCTTACTCAGGAAAAGCGATTATCTCTTCTAAATTGTTTGGAAGCTTCTTTGGCCCTCTGCGGTATCTGTAAT GATCCTCCTGAAGATGCTGTTGTGTCAGTTTGTGGTCATGTTTTTTGTAACCAGTGCATTTGTGAACATCTTACTGGTGATGACAGTCAGTGCCCCACTACAAACTGCAAAATTAGACTAAGCATGTCTTCAGTGTTCTCCAAAGTCACATTGAATAGTTCTTTTTCTGATCAGGCTTGTAATAATTTGCCTGGTTACTCTGGTTGTGAAGTGGATGAATCTGAGTTTTGTTCTGATAGTCATCCATATAATTCTTCAAAAATTAGGGCTGCACTTGAGGTGTTACTTTCTTTGTCTAAACCACAATGCTGTTCTCTCCAAAGCAATTCTGTGCAGAGCACTCCTGGCAAAACTACTGATGGCCTCGGGAGCTCATCTTGTGCTGACCGATTGAAATCCTCAAACGAATTCCCTGAGAATCAAAATGTGTCAGAGAGAATCTCTAATAATTCAGTTGGTGGTGAGAAAGCTATAGTGTTTTCTCAGTGGACCAGGATGCTTGATTTACTTGAAGCATGTCTTAAGAATTCTTCAATTCAGTATAGAAGACTTGATGGAACAATGTCTGTTTCTGCAAGGGATAAAGCTGTTAAAGATTTTAACAACCTCCCTGAG GTTTCAGTTATGATTATGTCTTTGAAGGCTGCTAGTCTTGGTCTGAATATGGTTGCTGCCTGCCATGTTCTTATGCTAGATCTTTGGTGGAATCCTACAACTGAAGATCAGGCTATAGACAGAGCGCATCGTATAGGACAGACCCGTCCTGTCACAGTCTTACGGTTAACTGTTAGAGATACAGTTGAAGACCGTATTTTAGCTCTGCAG CAAAAAAAGCGAAAAATGGTTGCGTCTGCCTTTGGAGAGGATGGAACTGGTGGTCGCCAAAGTCGCCTTACAGTGGATGATCTAAAATACTTGTTCATGATGTGA
- the LOC137832625 gene encoding helicase-like transcription factor CHR28 isoform X5: MKDIVGPSGKQENDSCTSFVDADRSSHVATSTDSSICQGSNVPNDFSDYYPSFNIYQGMDDRPALANTSDCLFNGAYPHLWENEKMTRNMKVNKMELFTDTSGGMHSIINAGISFQDTQYTFPDSRYASCFPGNVLVKDSASVQHSTCASYISSEGEETKQLPGTFPAVGSENNDLFKCEDSVTFTMTEKAKYYQDAIGGADNYFPGSMRNLNLKPFDKSLYNVQTSIASRKLYNCVTSEGEGKLIEHRSIESQLSNGSIDRSNIEDESDVCIIEDISYPAPLSRSAELGNSLNTLQPSRCGYTTHSSTVGLMRPKALDEQYILRVALQDLSQPKSEVSPPDGLLAVPLLRHQRIALSWMVQKETSSLYCSGGILADDQGLGKTVSTIALILKERPPLLNKCNLAKNSELETLNLDADDDQLLEGGIVKNECNMVQDLSCRNPNKNMNLLMHLKGRPSAGTLVVCPTSVLRQWDEELHSKVTGKANLSVLVYHGSNRTKDPYELAKHDVVLTTYSIVSMEVPKQPLVDKDDEEKRTYDDPAVSSKKRKCLSTSKNNKKGLDTAILDSVARPLAKVAWFRVVLDEAQSIKNHRTQVARACWGLRAKRRWCLSGTPIQNAIDDLYSYFRFLRYDPYAVYTSFCSTIKIPISKSPSKGYRKLQAVLKTIMLRRTKGTLLDGEPIISLPPKSVELKKVEFSQEERDFYSRLEADSRAQFQEYADAGTVKQNYVNILLMLLRLRQACDHPLLVKRYNSNSLWKSSVEMAKKLTQEKRLSLLNCLEASLALCGICNDPPEDAVVSVCGHVFCNQCICEHLTGDDSQCPTTNCKIRLSMSSVFSKVTLNSSFSDQACNNLPGYSGCEVDESEFCSDSHPYNSSKIRAALEVLLSLSKPQCCSLQSNSVQSTPGKTTDGLGSSSCADRLKSSNEFPENQNVSERISNNSVGGEKAIVFSQWTRMLDLLEACLKNSSIQYRRLDGTMSVSARDKAVKDFNNLPEVSVMIMSLKAASLGLNMVAACHVLMLDLWWNPTTEDQAIDRAHRIGQTRPVTVLRLTVRDTVEDRILALQQKKRKMVASAFGEDGTGGRQSRLTVDDLKYLFMM, translated from the exons ATGAAAGACATAGTTGGACCTTCTGGTAAACAAGAAAATGACTCATGTACATCGTTTGTGGATGCTGATAGATCATCTCATGTTGCAACTTCAACTGATTCCTCTATTTGTCAAGGTTCCAATGTTCCCAATGATTTTAGTGACTATTATCCTTCTTTTAATATTTACCAAGGTATGGATGATAGACCTGCTCTTGCCAACACCTCTGATTGTTTGTTTAATGGTGCTTATCCTCACCTGTGGGAAAATGAAAAAATGACGAGGAACATGAAGGTTAATAAAATGGAGTTATTTACTGATACAAGTGGTGGCATGCATTCCATCATCAATGCGGGAATATCTTTTCAAGACACTCAATATACCTTCCCAGATAGTAGATATGCATCATGTTTTCCTGGTAACGTTCTTGTTAAAGATAGTGCATCAGTGCAACACTCAACTTGTGCTTCATATATTTCAAGTGAAG GTGAAGAGACGAAGCAACTACCTGGTACTTTTCCTGCTGTTGGATCTGAGAACAAtgatttattcaagtgtgaggATAGTGTTACATTCACAATGACTGAGAAAGCCAAATATTATCAAGATGCTATTGGTGGAGCTGACAATTACTTTCCTGGAAGTAtgagaaatttaaatttaaaaccatTTGACAAATCTTTGTATAATGTCCAAACATCAATTGCCAGTAGGAAGTTGTATAATTGTGTTACAAGTGAAGGAGAGGGAAAGTTAATTGAACATAGAAGTATTGAGTCTCAACTTTCAAACGGAAGTATTGACAGATCCAATATTGAGGATGAATCCGATGTTTGTATTATTGAAGACATCAGTTACCCTGCACCTCTAAGTCGATCAGCAGAGCTTGGGAATTCTCTCAACACATTACAACCTTCTAGATGTGGTTATACTACTCATTCTTCTACGGTGGGACTTATGAGACCCAAGGCACTTGATGAGCAGTACATATTACGAGTTGCATTGCAG GACCTTTCCCAACCAAAATCAGAGGTTAGCCCACCAGATGGACTGTTGGCAGTTCCCCTTTTACGACATCAG AGAATTGCTTTATCATGGATGGTTCAAAAGGAAACTTCAAGTTTATACTGTTCTGGAGGAATTCTTGCAGATGATCAG GGTCTTGGCAAAACAGTGTCAACCATTGCTTTAATATTAAAGGAAAGACCTCCATTGCTGAATAAATGCAACCTTGCAAAGAATAGTGAATTAGAAACTTTGAATCTGGATGCAGATGATGATCAACTTCTTGAGGGTGGTATAGTGAAGAATGAGTGTAATATGGTTCAGGATTTGTCTTGTAGAAATCCAAACAAGAACATGAATTTGTTAATGCATTTAAAGGGAAGGCCATCTGCAGGAACCCTTGTTGTTTGTCCGACTAGTGTTCTACGGCAATGGGATGAAGAGTTGCACAGTAAGGTAACTGGAAAAGCAAATCTTTCTGTGCTAGTGTACCATGGTAGCAATCGAACAAAAGATCCTTATGAGCTTGCCAAGCATGATGTTGTTCTGACGACTTATTCAATTGTCAGCATGGAGGTTCCTAAGCAGCCTCTAGTTGACAAAGACGATGAAGAAAAAAGAACTTATGATGATCCTGCAGTATCAAGCAAGAAAAGGAAATGCCTTTCCACTTCTAAAAATAACAAGAAGGGATTGGACACTGCAATTCTTGACTCTGTTGCTCGACCTCTTGCAAAAGTGGCTTGGTTTAGAGTTGTCCTGGATGAGGCCCAGAGTATCAAGAACCACAGAACTCAAGTTGCGAGGGCTTGTTGGGGTCTTAGAGCGAAGCGTAGATGGTGCTTATCAGGGACTCCTATTCAGAATGCAATTGATGATCTCTATAGCTACTTCAGATTTTTAAGATATGATCCTTATGCTGTGTACACATCATTCTGTTCCACAATTAAGATCCCTATCAGCAAAAGTCCATCAAAAGGATATAGAAAGCTACAAGCTGTCTTAAAAACCATCATGTTACGTCGCACAAAAG GCACACTTCTTGATGGGGAGCCTATCATTTCCCTGCCACCTAAATCTGTAGAGTTGAAAAAAGTGGAGTTTTCACAGGAGGAACGTGATTTCTATTCTAGACTAGAGGCTGATTCCCGAGCACAGTTTCAG GAATATGCTGATGCTGGAACTGTGAAGCAAAATTATGTTAACATTTTATTGATGCTTTTGCGCCTTAGACAAGCATGCGATCATCCCCTCCTTGTCAAGCGTTACAATTCTAACTCTCTCTGGAAATCTTCAGTTGAGATGGCAAAGAAGCTTACTCAGGAAAAGCGATTATCTCTTCTAAATTGTTTGGAAGCTTCTTTGGCCCTCTGCGGTATCTGTAAT GATCCTCCTGAAGATGCTGTTGTGTCAGTTTGTGGTCATGTTTTTTGTAACCAGTGCATTTGTGAACATCTTACTGGTGATGACAGTCAGTGCCCCACTACAAACTGCAAAATTAGACTAAGCATGTCTTCAGTGTTCTCCAAAGTCACATTGAATAGTTCTTTTTCTGATCAGGCTTGTAATAATTTGCCTGGTTACTCTGGTTGTGAAGTGGATGAATCTGAGTTTTGTTCTGATAGTCATCCATATAATTCTTCAAAAATTAGGGCTGCACTTGAGGTGTTACTTTCTTTGTCTAAACCACAATGCTGTTCTCTCCAAAGCAATTCTGTGCAGAGCACTCCTGGCAAAACTACTGATGGCCTCGGGAGCTCATCTTGTGCTGACCGATTGAAATCCTCAAACGAATTCCCTGAGAATCAAAATGTGTCAGAGAGAATCTCTAATAATTCAGTTGGTGGTGAGAAAGCTATAGTGTTTTCTCAGTGGACCAGGATGCTTGATTTACTTGAAGCATGTCTTAAGAATTCTTCAATTCAGTATAGAAGACTTGATGGAACAATGTCTGTTTCTGCAAGGGATAAAGCTGTTAAAGATTTTAACAACCTCCCTGAG GTTTCAGTTATGATTATGTCTTTGAAGGCTGCTAGTCTTGGTCTGAATATGGTTGCTGCCTGCCATGTTCTTATGCTAGATCTTTGGTGGAATCCTACAACTGAAGATCAGGCTATAGACAGAGCGCATCGTATAGGACAGACCCGTCCTGTCACAGTCTTACGGTTAACTGTTAGAGATACAGTTGAAGACCGTATTTTAGCTCTGCAG CAAAAAAAGCGAAAAATGGTTGCGTCTGCCTTTGGAGAGGATGGAACTGGTGGTCGCCAAAGTCGCCTTACAGTGGATGATCTAAAATACTTGTTCATGATGTGA